The Actinomycetota bacterium genome contains the following window.
GATGCGCGACTCTCCCCCGGGAAGTTGCGGTTGCGGGCGTGATGCACAAGATGTCGTGGCCAGCATAGCACCAGACCCCGACATGATGGGTGCGGCTTGCGACGAGCGGTGCTCGCATGACGCGACGAACGGCCGCTTGTGGACGACCCACGCGCGAGACGCGGCAGACGAACGGGTGTTCGGGCGAGACGCGGCGCTGCGGGGTGGTTCGGACCTGCCCGTTCGGAGATCGGTTCGAGTCCGTTTGGACGCGTGTGCGACCGTGTCCGTCGGGGGGAGGTGGAAGGGCCGGTGCTATACTCGCGCCGTCGCCGGGAGATGGACGCTGCGATGCTGCACAAGGTCAGATTCGTGGCGGAACAGCACGCCGACGGCTTCGTCGCGTTCCCGCTCGGGGTGAGTGGCGCAGTAGTCGGCCAGGGGGAGTCCGCCGATGCCGCACTCGCGGACGCCCGCTCCGCGTTGCGATTCCACGTCGACACGTTCG
Protein-coding sequences here:
- a CDS encoding type II toxin-antitoxin system HicB family antitoxin yields the protein MHKVRFVAEQHADGFVAFPLGVSGAVVGQGESADAALADARSALRFHVDTFGAQVLEEPEPLDAFMVEDTVTTP